AAATCCGGAAACTGCCGGGCCACGAAAAAGAACAGGACCGCAGCGTTGCATATTGAAGCCAGTGCGGCCCCCAGGGCGAGCCCTGCGTGGTCGAAGTCGGCCACTCCCATAAACTCAACCGCGCCGGCCAGAGCCTGGCCCGCCCACCAGTCCACGGGCCTGACAGCAGGCCCCATGAAAGCAACGTCAAAAACTACATTCGCTACCAGTGCGACAACAGCCGCCATTACCGGCAGCGATGGCTTTTTCATGGCGTAGAACACGTTAACAAGCACCCGGACTGAAGCCACGCCAAGTAGGCCCAGGCTGCTCGCGCGCAGCGCGAGCGCCGTGGCAGCGGTGTCAGCGGCAGAAAACTGCCCGCGCTCAAAAAGAGCAGACACTATCTCCGGCGCCAGCAACCACATAGCCAGGGCCGCGGGAATACACAGCGACCACGCCATCTGCAGCGACCAGGCGAGGCTGGCTGCCATGCCCCGGGTATCGCCGGCTGCAGCCTGCTCACTCAAACGGGGCAGCGCTGCCGTTCCTATGGCAACGGCGATTATGCCCAGCGGAAACTCAAATATTCGATCAGCGTACCAGAGCCAGGATACGCTGCCCTCCTGGAGCACAGAAGCCAGGATGGTCGATACCAGCACGTTGATCTGGTAGACCGCTGCTCCAAAAACTGCGGGGCCCAGGAGCACACCCACCTGCCTGACAGCCGGATGGGTCGGCCGCCACGAAGGCACTGGGTTTATCCCCTCCTTCAGCAGCGACTTGATCTGTACAGCAAACTGGAAAACCCCGCCCACGAGGACCCCCACGACCAGAGCCATCACGGCGGGTACAAGCCTCTCGGCCAAGGCGACCGCCGCGATAATAATGCTGATATTCAATAGCACGGGGCCGGTGGCGGGCGCTGTGAAGCGCCGATAAGAATGCAATGCCCCCATGGCCCAGGCTGCCATCCCCACCAGTAACAAGTACGGAAACAGCGCCCTGGTAAGCATTACCGCCAGTTCAAACTGGCCCGCATCAGCCGAAAAACCCGGGGCAAAAACCGAGACCACTTCATCAGCAAATAAGACCCCAGTCAGCGTCAGGAGAAGCAGGCCAAGCAACGCGGCGCCGCCCACAGCAGCGATGGCGCGATTGCCCTCAAGTCTCCCCTGCCTTCCGATAATCCCACTGAAGACAGGAACAAAAGCGATGCTTGCCGCCCCTTCGGCCGCTACACGGCGAAACAGATTGGGGATACGAAAGGCAACAAA
The DNA window shown above is from Candidatus Binatota bacterium and carries:
- the murJ gene encoding murein biosynthesis integral membrane protein MurJ; its protein translation is MTGIADINKRGGSGQASHEADSDAAGGIAGGAVRVGALTAVSRVSGLARDIVLGGLFGASGGMDAFFVAFRIPNLFRRVAAEGAASIAFVPVFSGIIGRQGRLEGNRAIAAVGGAALLGLLLLTLTGVLFADEVVSVFAPGFSADAGQFELAVMLTRALFPYLLLVGMAAWAMGALHSYRRFTAPATGPVLLNISIIIAAVALAERLVPAVMALVVGVLVGGVFQFAVQIKSLLKEGINPVPSWRPTHPAVRQVGVLLGPAVFGAAVYQINVLVSTILASVLQEGSVSWLWYADRIFEFPLGIIAVAIGTAALPRLSEQAAAGDTRGMAASLAWSLQMAWSLCIPAALAMWLLAPEIVSALFERGQFSAADTAATALALRASSLGLLGVASVRVLVNVFYAMKKPSLPVMAAVVALVANVVFDVAFMGPAVRPVDWWAGQALAGAVEFMGVADFDHAGLALGAALASICNAAVLFFFVARQFPDFGRRIINRELMVQLVATAVMGAVLFVAKPLVAQLPGGALTALPLLVGAGGACYMVVSFVLGSEITRSMIDRARSGPRQP